TTCATTCAGTTTTGCTAATGCAATGATTGTCCATGTACTAAATCCTAATTAACCCCCgaattttgatatctaccaaacatggcccaaactttgacatgtaccaaattgtgtcccctgaactttcatccacgtCAGGCTTTCGTCAGCGAAATTTGACAAAACTTTTTGGGGGGGATTTCAGCTCAAGAAGAATAATTTGGTACATATGAAAGTCCAAGGGGTGAAAATTCAAATTAGCTTTTTTTAATATCCCTGTTAATATATAGACATTTCTATATACTTTTTACATTAATTGAAAGAAATTATAAatcaattttatatattcataaattatataatatatttatttatagtacCTTTGTATTGCTTCAGTTAAGAGGTGTAGCTCTTGAAGAGTCCCAAAGTTATCATAAATATCATCAACAAGAGTGAGCAAAGCAATCAACTTGCTCATCAGCAACCTAATATGTGAGGTTTCAGCCTCAAAAAACACTCCAAAAGTCCAAAAGTAACAATCCATTATTCTTTCTCTAGAGAACGATTGCCTTCTTTCATAATCAAACTTCTTCCACCACCTTATTAATTATCATATTTTTGTCACATAGATAGTTATTACAATTTATTCAACATGTGtacaaaaaattaagaaaacaaCACACTAACCTTGTGAGATCACTTAATTCCTTGTGATAAAGTTTTTGTAGCAAGTTGAAATCTAGTATAGCTAGAGCTAGAAGATGCTCATTGTGAGAAGAGATTTGATGGTATAAAGACATGTAATGTCTAGCCTGTCTCCTTTGCAAGCTCTTTCGAATAGGGTTTTTCAACGCGTGATTTACTTGGTTTGAAATATGAGAGCTTAATTTCGAGGTTTTAGCTACAGATTCGAGGTTATTTGTTGTGAATATTAGGGCATCATCTAGTATTTTCTCTCCATGCACTCTTAGTTGTGACGCTTCATATAAGCTTAACATTCCTCGAATATCGTTAAAAAGTGACTCTTTGAATTTTCCTTCATTGTTCGTGAACTTGTTGAACACGTCTGTATACATTAATATATCATCATAATAATACATTAGGGCACCGTTTCAAATGGAAGATGCAAAAATGTGACATATTTGGTACCAAAAATAGGTCTgtgacataataataataataataataataataataataataataacaataataatgttGTGCTTACCACATGACATATAATAACCTTGTTGTCTAACCAATCGAAATCGAAGAGCAACAACATAGAGATCATCGTCGTCATTATTTTCCTCGTGAAATTTGTTACATATGTTCTTCAAAACTACTTCAATTTGATTTTCAAAATAGTACGACACTCCCAATCGTTGAATTGAATCAATAAATTCAAGTGTCTCTAATGGGTTTTCAACATAGTCAAGCTCAAGTATTTTCTTCTTCACTTCTTTCTTCAGAATAACTATTTCACTATCATCATTATTTTCCTTCATATCCTGTACAAATTAATTcaagttgagaaaaaaaatacttaaatgtTCAACAAATCATAGAAAAACTATATTACTTGTTTCTTACTTACCATAAGAGAGTTATTGGAAACATTTGACATGAGATAATCTTTCCAAATGCTTGGAGAAAATGGGATAGAATTAGGACGAttcatcttattattattatcactcgaagacatattattttattgtttctttattattttcaaaataatccCCTCtctagttttatatatatatatatatatatatatatttataaacataatagtgtgaTTGAGGATACAGAAAGATAGATTTTTTGGAGATTTCATAGGGAAGAACATGATGTACATGcctttaatgtttatttagtgGTCCAAACATCCCAAGTTTTGAAGAGTATTTGAAATTTGCTTTCTTTGAAAATTTGTGGTTAATATGTCGAGTTTAAGAAAAAGCACCttattactttttaaatattttggaatgacaattaattcaaaaagaatTTTGAAAGCTAATTGTGAAGATTTAGTGGAGTCCGAGGAATCTTTTTTATGATGGAAGAATGGTTCTTATCAATTCTATTTTGCTGTCAATTAATATTGAAAAATCGATCTAATCAGATGCTACTAATTGAAATACTGACATTCAATCACATAATATAAAACCTAGTTGTTTTACTACGAATTTATAAggattattaaaaattaaaatgcaaaaaTTAAATCCAAATGAACTCTGCAGATTTATAAGCTTCACTTGTCCTAGAAACACATTCTAGGCAGCTAGTGCTTGGATTCCGCGAATTAGGGTAAATAACCTTCAATAAGAATCAATGTCAAGATATAAACTCTAGTTAAATCAAATCTATGTAAAACAATACAGTAAAAATTCTTACAACAATTTACCTTAAGATACTGCAaaaaaactgctacttttagtgacaactttttagtcacaacataaatttttttgtgactaaatgtgacttttagtcacaacataatgttacttgtgaccaaaacatagtatttagttacaagttgtcactaatttaattttagtcactacaagtattgtgactaaaaatacattaagtcacaataattataatttttgtgactaataccatTAGCtagccacggaccttttagtcacaacatatgaataataatttataattagtcacaattttttcacttttagtcacaagttttgttgtgactaaaagtaagattttttgtagtgagatATTAATTAACAAACCAAGATTCAAATCTAAGTCTCCTTAGATTCGAAGACAAGCTTCCCTTGCTTCGATTGAGCTGATTGTTTTAAACTGATTTACATGGCTGATTGGTTCcaagtttttaattaataaatatgtttaaAATGTATGTTTATTcagtaaatatttataattattaaataaaaattaatatttaaataattagatgataaataataaaattagaagAAATACAATTTATGTCATTTAAGCTAAACTGAAACAAAGTGGCAAAAATTAAATTCATGGGCCATTCGTATGGGGTTCGACCATGGCTTGGATTTTGGGCAATAAGACAAACACGAGCATTAGATAACTACCAGCAATAAATTTTAGTTCTTTATGCTGTCTAACACGCTacaatattttcttaattactgAGCTAACTTTTACTAATCAAAGGGTTTGATATAAAATCGTGTTTAATAAAACTTTCatgataattaaaaaatttactaaACATACATCGTAAGATAAAAATTGTTTACAAAATTCAGgatcccaaaatttatttttcaaacataATCAAAATATAGCATAACAAAAGTATCGCCAAGCAACTAACAAAATTGAGATCATGTTGTCCCGAAGATCTGAACACTCCAATTCTAACTATCTGAATATGTGCAATCTTCACTGAGAGCTCCAAACTCACCATGTGTGATTAAGCTTTAGTCTtctctttacctacacataaaaaaatatctgtgagttgacaaactcagtaagaaaagtataaatatatatctgaCTTTGTAagtaggcgcccatacacctaattATCATGAGTCTACTACCCGCATCTAAAGCATATAAGTGAGTCATCTCGAACGTTCTTGATTGTATAGTAATATTAACCTAATATCAGTTTATACTCAACACTCTGATCACATTGATGTGGTAGCATCAATCCATACTATAAGTACAATTAACCATAATACTAGCCTATAATATTATGTATtggattatataataatataatcccTCATTATTACTTAactaaattaattaagattGCTAATCAATATCTCATTTTTAGGATATTACAAAATCTTTATAAAATTATGTGTCGATTGTAGTTCttcattttctaaaatagtaaaaacaagaccctgagctcaattttcaacaattttattttttaatataacaaacTTTAAGACCATTTCTAACACGGACATATAAAGAAAAATGCAacaagttttgtcataacatctctagatcggattatttttaagttttattttgataaaaaaattagttcagtgtcctattaatacaattttaaaaaatacaaggtctatttcatcatttaacaaaacagaggaccaattgataacttttgtaaaacacaagatctaaaatagtattaaattttattatacataataaaacataataaaagtAATCTCTTAATTGGGTTGGTCGAGCTAGTTCGAGTCTATTTGGCGGGTTAGCTTTATCTTGATCAACACACTCAATATACAAAATGGATGGGTTatgtttttatagttttttttagtttatatttttgttgacttTTTCAGTTTGGTTTCAACAAATTATTCAAATTAGACGATTTACAAAaaaatgtgtataattttaatttttacccatTAGAAAGAATTTTTGTTGTAGAAAAAGGTTCAATAACTAAATCgttacccatatatatatataaatatatatatactagatagatgttacgtgtcaagtcacgtatgttaattttattttagtttttattttttttaatatcataatttgaaaattaataatattcaatgtagtaataatcattgaaatttgaaagcataatagtgatttaaataaaaaaaaataattactattatactttgtaatagtaattaaaaaaattattattcgtcctaaatttatcttcggaattaatgaaaatgctcacctggttaaactatcaaaacattcaaatttaatttaaaataatatttaaaatttaactaattctaaatatcaaaatttgaaaataatttttaataaaaaaaataaacaatatgaacaaatttattattaattgcaccacttaaggtggattaattatatttatgtttaaatgTTGACCTTTTACGTGgcaacatctaataatttgttattttttttttatttagaaaaaaaagttacccaataatttctcataaatcaagaattctgttatataaccacattttatataaaatagatataaaCACGAGAAACTCGTTAGATTCCTTTGTCTTATTTTTTGCAGGTATATATTGACTCTTCAAGAGCTCCAAATTCCAGGTAAACAATGCAAAAACCAAATTTACTTCTTATTATTTTTCCATATGAAAAAGGTGATGATCAAGATCAACCCTTATATGTATATACAAAAAGCACTATATAGTACGAAAAAATGGTCCCTCCTCCCCataaatatttacataaatgCATGTGACTTTTCAATGTATGGATCTATAGGTTTACTTAATTTACACCACAAGAGATTTgtggtttataataaaatttatggcTCTCCAAAACAAACCAAGCCACCGTTAACATTTCAAAAGGTAATGacatcaaataaattaatttaaacattTTATCTATTTTGGTACATAAGAAAATTACTATCTTAAattacttaaattaattttttcagaaaatttcgagtatttttttctttttttttttatgaataaggAAATTGTATTGCTCAAACCTTCAAATTACATTTGTTTATGTACAAAAACTGAATACTATACATTATATTTAGCTACAAGAATGATTACAGATTTAACAACCATTGCTTATCCACTTCCTTTGTTTCGCTCGGTAGCACCCCCTGCAAGTCTCCTTTTGCTGTCATTTTGAACTCTGTTCACAATGACACGAATTCGCCATTGTTTTTTGTTCCAAAACACATCATCATGCTCTTTCGGGTTGCTGAAAAAGTCTTTATTTTGCTGATGCATTGCAGAAGTTTCTGCAATCCGATTGCTCTTGTTCCTCATTGCAGGATCCTGTTCAGTTCTGTTAGGCATTTCCTGCTGTattcacaagaaaaaaaaaataattgctcTATTGTTTCTTTTTATTCCTTCCCACATAATTTTATTCCTTCCCAcataatttcaataattttaaatattgaaACATTAACTGGATAAGATTATGAATTAATACAACCCCAGATTTGATAATTAGATTAGTACTATGATCTatgcaattattatttttttttctaagcttTCAAATTACATTAAATTAGCTTTGGATCACTGGTCTTATTACATCAGAAAAATGTGTGGCAAAATGAGCTAAATGCAAACGAAAGGCGCAAATTTGTAATTATGATAGAAAAATCATATAAGTGTCATAATTTGAGAAGTaaaaattctatttatttttaattaaaaaaaaatatgcttaattagaattaaaatatatattatatatacctgCTGATTTCACTAAGCTCCTCTTTGTGCATGGATTGTAATAGATTGAAATCTAGCTTTGCAAGTTGTAGCAATACTTTGTTATGTGAggcatctttttcatatatcgAAATGAAATGCTTAGCATGAAGATTTACTAGGGTCTTTCTTAAGGGTCTCTCTAGGGCTTGAGATATTTCTTTTGACAAGAAATCATCGTCATCATAGTGATCTTTTGTCTTTGCCAAAAACTCAATCAAGTGTGTTGTTGTGAAAGCAAGTGCTTCATCAAGTATATTTTCTCCAACACAACTCAAGTGTGAAGCTTCATATAGGCTAAGCAAACCAAGAGTATCACTTaccaaatattttttaaagttgCCATCTTCATctttgaatttttcaaatatatctgcatgtatatatacataatatattagATTAATATTACGTGCGATGCATgtatactaattaattatattttaatttttattttaattatttttagttatatatatagtctcatttaatataacatatatgtataaatatttaccAGAAGAAACCCTAAATCCATGTTGTCGTAGAAGTGTAAACCACAAGGAAACATCATGCAAATCTTCATCTTTGAGAAAATCATCACTATTGGTTTTGTTGTAGATTTGTTCTATCATATTTTCTATTTCACTTTCAAAATGATAGGACAATCCCAAACGTTCTACCACATCAATTAACTTCAATTGATTTTTCCAAGAATCATAATaagctgatgatgatgatgattctcCAAATATTTCTCTTCTAATCACTTCTTTCAATTTCTCAACCTTTTGTTGTTGACAATACTATATATAATGaacacattaattaaatataattattagtgATCTCTtcatagttatatatatatatatatatatatatatccaatattatatatactatataatatgCTTACCCAATCTTGTTCTGAGATGTTGTAATGTAAGAATTGTTCTCCCCAAATATGTGGATGAAATGTTTTTGTAGAACGAACAATTTTATATGGGTTTTCATTTGAATATGATGATGCTAAGATTTGAGTGGACATGATGATTAGGGTTATAGCTAGCTTGACTTATTGACtagaaaatatttattggaagaGATGATCCAAATATTTGCAAATGACATTTATAGGGGAGTTTTCTGGCCCTACAATGCCAATAATgtatctaatttttattttggttcctaagaaattataatttttagggtatatttattaaattttgttaataaataaaatatatattttttgtgtgcttaaataattgaaatttttacatgaaaaatccatttTGCACAATTTATTACCAAAATACTCACACACGCGTATATCAACTTATTTACTTACAAAGTtggttttattacacaaataccacttagtcatcattccatccatcatcaatcaaatcctactctcttccctctctttttttattttctatcaatcaatccatcatttcactctctttttttcttcttttctttttatttttaattttatttcactttttaattttcaataattttatttttaatgccaGCAAAATAATTAAAGAACTTGAAGCAATAACTTTAAAGCAAGCTATTTTACCTTTCGTTTCATTCTTGTTTTTCTGAGATGAAGATGAGACGTGTAGAGGTTCGTCGATGACAATGTCGTCTGTATAAAGACAGTAGAGTGAGCCACATATAAAAAAGATGTCAAAGACGAAGACTTTTATTCCCTTTCTGATAATTTAAGGAAGAGATATAGGCGGAACCTAAATTGAGTTGTATGATTTCTTGGTCATCTGTCAGAGCTGTCGAAGGTTTTAAGAATGGAGGACTTGAAAATAAGGTCTCTAAATGTGCATGAATATTTTTATGAAGTCCACTAAGATCAGCATTGTGTTCCACTTTCTCTGCTTTTAAACCCTTCATTATACCACCCAAAATTCCAGGGGTAACAGCCTGCGGCAACAGAACAAATTATTAACAAATGAGATAAACAATCGAGCTTAGCAATATATTCTGCTACCTGTTTCTGAGTTGGAGAGAAATTGAGTGTGGCATCTACTGAAGCTGCAAGCACTTTATTATAAAGACAGGGCAAAGAATCTGGTATCCTACAAGACAAGCAAACTTTCTTATTATTGAAGTATTTTTTATGTGCTTCACTGTaagtaaataaaaagaaaataaaaattgtgggTATACATCgaattatcaataataataataataataataatggtagagttataaaattaatattagaaagTATTAGGACAAACATGATTAAGATTTATGAGTGAAGGTGGCAAAGCTAATAGATTAGATTAACCTGGTCAgtcccatttttatatcatcaatgggtaacaatgagatttatcatggatgttgatgttcaaagagtttttcctgtattttagtttgtattcagttgttttgtagttttattatagttttgctacttgcatatgttatttcactataaaattcatatgcaactatttgcacaaaacttactatgtataactactatttcttagtccccatcaaattaaattcttgcataatatataaactatcataaaacgataatgcaactataaggcaactatttgcacttgcatacagttgttttgtagttttattatagttttgctacttgcatatgttatttcactataaaattaatatacaacTATTtacacaaaacttactatgtataactactatttcttagtccccatcaaattaaattcttgcataatatataaactatcataaaacgataatgcaactataaggcaactatttgcacttgcatacagttgttttgtagttttgttatagttttgctacttgcatatgttatttcactataaaattaatatgcaactatttgcacaaaacttactatgtataactactatttcttagtccccatcaaattaaattcttgcataatatataaactatcataaaacgataatgcaactataaagcaaccaaaacaaaaaataaatcaaaatgcaactgtatataacgtagatgtattactcatgaggtttttttaaaaaaatttcacatcatacattgttttggatttagtgggagctccagatctgtttgttacagatctacatttcatgaatatagatttcgatattagggggagttattttgatcgaataaaatagaaaacaaatgtgtaatttcagtttcttcacaagCTTTTCcgatttttttcgtcattttcagtttagatcattgcaggtattcttttccagttgattttgccagaattaatagttgtatttttctcgttttggtttcattttggttgttttgcggttttgcaacgagcgcgtattttcatctttatggttcgctctgtacagctgaaggcttagtgcatgtggtatttttgtaaatatttgtatgtggactgtataaatgtttaatgggccggcccaaagtatttttgtaattttttttccttttttgtatttttttgtttttttccctaaataattaattgaacttagagtcctatttttaccgttttggaaaatatatggtttattttgtcatttaacaaaatagagggtatctaattgataacttttgcaaaacacagagtccaaaataatatttactctaaaaaatttatcttataactaaaaagttatcactgaaaataacttttattttatagtGTGTGAttgtctttttaattttttttgaaaacaattctACATTTTGAGTAGCTTTAACAATTTTGAGAACCACGTGTCAGTTGATATAccttttctaaaaattatcaATTATGTATCTTGAGAATTCTCGCATCACTAAAAATGACAGTACCATCAAGTTAGCCTCCCAAAAAACTAAAGTAATctctcccaaaaaaaaaaaagacataaaATTTTCAATACCACTACACAACAAAATGTGATTATTGGTGGTAATTTGGAAATAGAGAATAGAATTAATTAGGACCACCGATAACAAACAAACCAACAAAATACACGTGACATATGTTTTCTCGTTACCAACAGCATCGTTATCACTTAAATCAATCACATATATAGATCAATCATTTTTCTAAACCATTACGTATCAATCGCGTTTTCCAAAGAGTTTGATTAATTCTTATATAGTTTTAGAGCACTCTCAATAAACATTGCTATTAATCACTAATCGTGCCTAGCACTTTCTGGACATATCTCATTACAATTGGTTAGCGATACtttctaaaaacaattatattaaattatgtagGACTCGATACTTAATTGAACTAATAACGATATTGACCATAGGAGGGTGCTacgcaccactggtgccctttaTCATTTCTCCTCTCAATAGCTTCTCTACTCTATTCTTTAATATACCTCACTAATTAAAACTCcactttttctattttaacTCACATATTTACATTATACCATACATCAgattctttatattttttttctatatcatttaaatattatatcttcacatatattttattaataaaataaaaaaaatacacaaataaataaaaagaagaataaaaaattaatcaaagaaacaaaaaaggaaaaagaaaaaatataaaatatgtttacCTTTCCACTATTCATTGAGCTATATGTAAAGAAGAGTTTCTTGAAGTTTGGAAATATGTATAATAGCTAAGATTTTAAAGCATTTGATGAAGCTCAATTTTAAACTCTTAGCTATTTTATTTTACCTTTTAGCTATTATACCTCACTTGTTGTGAGTGCTCTTAGTTCCTATCACTAGCCAATATTAGTTGTTCTTTGcgcaattatttttaattttttttagtattataattaaaaaataattatttattaatatattaaatagtaacttaaaaaataatctaatatataataataaaattatattatctaattacacattattattaataattttatttaaattaatatataataatttttttttaagtttattcatcatactattaattttttaaattatttacgaTAGTTAAAAAATTCATTGGTGTGttctattattcatttattaagaagtttaaaatttagaattataatttacttttttttaaatgaataaatattaaatagggTAGCTAGAGAAAAAATAGTGTTATGATTATTTAAGCAAACACTATCCATAATGTatttttcttactttttttatatacatattctaATCTTTTATCTCTCATTGTTTTGCCATTATTGTATCTCTCATTGTTTTGCCATTATTGTATCTCTCATTGTTATCATTATATCTCACCTGTTGTCATCATAATATCTCATCTGTTTTCATCACCACCGTATCTAAATGTCAATTGTAATCTCAAATTCAATCTcgagtttaaaatattttattaacacATTTTTAAGATCTAAAAATGACTATAATAATCCTTCAATCATTCAACATAAAAGATACAAATTTAAGCTATCACTTGATGTGTTTAATACCTCTCttataaaattagaaactttttataaatttaatcatACTCAATGACTCATAGCATTTATCTAATCACCAATCACTATTATGGGGTTAGGCTTAATTGCTATGAGTGTAATAGaattaaaaacttaaactaattaaatataattttgttacACTATATCACATCACTTTTTTTCCAATgtgtaataaataatttacaaatttaaattatataaatactcataatacaaaaattcacaataaaaacataattaataatacataAATAGTAAACTAATCGTTAGTCTAAAACCCATTCAACCTATATATTATTAACGATAGTATATTATATTACCATACATATACCTCattatagatatttttaattcatACAAACTTACCATAACCAAATATTATTAACCTATATGTtaagaattaataattagttataatatatagatcattaaggatattttaatcattaaacAGGAAACAAATAGaggtatacattttttttttagaataaggAATTTCATTGAAATTATCAGGCCTCGGCCTGAACAATGTCACACAAGAAAGAAGGAGCATTCAGTTCATTATACGTACAACCTGACGATAAATAAGACGCCCTAGCAACACAATAGGCATCCTTATTTGCAGATCGATTAACAAAAGAGACAAGGACATTATTCAAACTAGATAAAATAGTACGACAGTCCTCGACTAACAAACCAAATTGGGATGGCATATGAACTGAGCTATTAATCGCTTGGACCACAACCAATGCATCAGACTCAATAACCACCGCACCCACCCTTTACGCTTTATCCAACTAAGCGCCTCCTTAATACCAATAACCTCAGCTATCTCTGCAGACACACAATCCCATCTACTCCCAGAAATAGCTTCAAGAAGCTTGCCATGACTATCACGAGCAACACAACCAAAACCAAACTTTTGGTGAGCCTCAAAAGTCGCACCATCGACATTCACCTTGACCGTAA
This Cannabis sativa cultivar Pink pepper isolate KNU-18-1 chromosome 6, ASM2916894v1, whole genome shotgun sequence DNA region includes the following protein-coding sequences:
- the LOC115695575 gene encoding (-)-germacrene D synthase-like, encoding MSSSDNNNKMNRPNSIPFSPSIWKDYLMSNVSNNSLMDMKENNDDSEIVILKKEVKKKILELDYVENPLETLEFIDSIQRLGVSYYFENQIEVVLKNICNKFHEENNDDDDLYVVALRFRLVRQQGYYMSCDVFNKFTNNEGKFKESLFNDIRGMLSLYEASQLRVHGEKILDDALIFTTNNLESVAKTSKLSSHISNQVNHALKNPIRKSLQRRQARHYMSLYHQISSHNEHLLALAILDFNLLQKLYHKELSDLTRWWKKFDYERRQSFSRERIMDCYFWTFGVFFEAETSHIRLLMSKLIALLTLVDDIYDNFGTLQELHLLTEAIQRWDMCLIDQLPEYIQPCYKEILNLYTEIGEFTKDKSYCLNYAKKGFQELVKGYFEEAKWLHQKHNPTLDEYMPIALVTAASPLLIAISFIGMPNVVTKDSMNWIFSHPQPKSVRTLSIVGRVLNDIGFYQWRERRTEKVDFSAVNCYIKQYGVEEEEAIQRLKEQVSDSWKDLNEECLYPNNMNIPMPLLMRVLDLVRMNNELYREGDGFTREAFIKDLIDSLIINPYIQQ
- the LOC115715212 gene encoding alpha-humulene synthase-like isoform X2; the encoded protein is MSTQILASSYSNENPYKIVRSTKTFHPHIWGEQFLHYNISEQDWYCQQQKVEKLKEVIRREIFGESSSSSAYYDSWKNQLKLIDVVERLGLSYHFESEIENMIEQIYNKTNSDDFLKDEDLHDVSLWFTLLRQHGFRVSSDIFEKFKDEDGNFKKYLVSDTLGLLSLYEASHLSCVGENILDEALAFTTTHLIEFLAKTKDHYDDDDFLSKEISQALERPLRKTLVNLHAKHFISIYEKDASHNKVLLQLAKLDFNLLQSMHKEELSEISRKCLTELNRILQ
- the LOC115715212 gene encoding alpha-humulene synthase-like isoform X1 — translated: MSTQILASSYSNENPYKIVRSTKTFHPHIWGEQFLHYNISEQDWYCQQQKVEKLKEVIRREIFGESSSSSAYYDSWKNQLKLIDVVERLGLSYHFESEIENMIEQIYNKTNSDDFLKDEDLHDVSLWFTLLRQHGFRVSSDIFEKFKDEDGNFKKYLVSDTLGLLSLYEASHLSCVGENILDEALAFTTTHLIEFLAKTKDHYDDDDFLSKEISQALERPLRKTLVNLHAKHFISIYEKDASHNKVLLQLAKLDFNLLQSMHKEELSEISSRKCLTELNRILQ
- the LOC115715212 gene encoding alpha-humulene synthase-like isoform X3, whose translation is MKRKYCQQQKVEKLKEVIRREIFGESSSSSAYYDSWKNQLKLIDVVERLGLSYHFESEIENMIEQIYNKTNSDDFLKDEDLHDVSLWFTLLRQHGFRVSSDIFEKFKDEDGNFKKYLVSDTLGLLSLYEASHLSCVGENILDEALAFTTTHLIEFLAKTKDHYDDDDFLSKEISQALERPLRKTLVNLHAKHFISIYEKDASHNKVLLQLAKLDFNLLQSMHKEELSEISSRKCLTELNRILQ
- the LOC115715212 gene encoding alpha-humulene synthase-like isoform X4; this encodes MKRKYCQQQKVEKLKEVIRREIFGESSSSSAYYDSWKNQLKLIDVVERLGLSYHFESEIENMIEQIYNKTNSDDFLKDEDLHDVSLWFTLLRQHGFRVSSDIFEKFKDEDGNFKKYLVSDTLGLLSLYEASHLSCVGENILDEALAFTTTHLIEFLAKTKDHYDDDDFLSKEISQALERPLRKTLVNLHAKHFISIYEKDASHNKVLLQLAKLDFNLLQSMHKEELSEISRKCLTELNRILQ